From Micromonospora auratinigra:
GTCGCCACGATCAGCCGGCCAGCACCGCCGCGACCGCCGCGATCAGCCCGTCCACGGTCCGGGTCGGCGCGAACCGGGCGTCCGACCAGGGCCGGCCCCGGTGCAGCCACACACTGGGCAGCCCGACGGCGGTCGCCCCACCGATGTCGGCCTCCGGGCTGTCCCCGACCACCCAGGCGCCCCGCAGCGGCATCCGGACCCGCTGGGCGGCGAGCGCGAAGATCCTCGGGTTGGGCTTGCTGACCCCGGCCTCCTCGGAGATCACCCAGTCGGCCACGTAGCGGTCCAGCCCGGTGCCGCGGATCTTCGCCTCCTGCTGGCGTACCACGCCGTTGGTGACCACCACCGGCACCCAGCCGGCGTCGTCGGCGATCCGCAGCGCGCAGGCGACCAGCGGATCGAGCCGGGTGTTCGCCACCACCCCGTCGTGCAGCTCCTCGACCAGGTCGATGGAGGGGATCCGCAGCGCGTACCGGTCCCGGATGGCGTCCGCGACGTCCCACCGGTCGGTCAGCCCGTCCGCGTCCACGGAGAGCAACCAGTCGATGTCGGCCGGTGGCGCGCCGATGCCCGCCAGGAAGCGTTCACCCCAGGCGCGGAACGGCCCCTCGCGGTCGAGCAGGGTGTTGTCCAGGTCGACGAGGAGCAACGGCACTCGGGCACCTTACGGGACCGGGACCGGCCGCCGACAGGGCCGTGGGGCCCCTGCCGTCCGTCAGCCGACCAGCGTCGTTCGGGGGAGGCCCGGCTCGGTCAGCCGGTCGGCGAGCATCGAGTGCGCGGCGCGGGTCGCCGCCAGCGCGGCCGGGTCGAGCGTGGCCACCAGCACGTCCTCCCCGCTGTCCGCGCCCCGCACCAGGGGCCGGCCCTGCGGGTCGTAGACGGCGGCGCCGCCGTTGAACCGCCACGGGTCGGCGCCGTCGACGGCGTTGGCGAAGACCACGTACATGGTGTTGTCCAGGGCCCGGGCGGCGTAGTAGAGGTCGCGCCGGTGCGCCGAGCCGGCCAGGTAGCCGCTCGGGCAGAGGTAGCCGTGCGCGCCGTCCAGGGCGGCGGCGCGGCCGTGCTCGGGGAAGCAGCCGTCGTAGCAGATGCCGAGGCCGAACCGCCAGTCGTCGACGACCAGGGTGGCGCCGCGCCGGCCCGGGTCGAACAGCTCCCGCTCGCCGCTCCACAACTGCTGCTTGTCGTACGCCGCGCGGACCGCGCCGGACCGGTCGACGACCAGGGAGGAGATGGTGCGCCGCCCGTCGGGGTGGCGGACCGCCGCGCCGACCACCACGGTCGTCCCGCCGTCGCGGGCGGCGGCGCGCAGCGGGTCCAGCCGGGCATCGGCGACCCGGCCGTCGGCGCTGGCGGCGACGTCGGTGCCCACGGGGTCGGCGGCCAGGGCCGGCGGATGGTACGCCGGCAGGTACAGCTCCGGCAGCACCACGATCCGGGCGCCCTCGGCGCGGCCGACCAGTGCCGCGGCGCGGACGGCGTTGCCGGCGACGTCGCCCGGGACGGGGGTGCCCTGCACGGCGGCAACGGTCAGCGGGTGGGCGGGAAGCGGGACGGCCTGGCTCACGCCGCCGATGGTAGCCGCAGCGCGCCGCCACGAACGATCACGGACAAGCACATCCCAAGCCGTACGTACGGTTTGCACGGGCCGGGGTGACCTGCGACGATCGGTGCGTGCCCAGAGTAAGCCAGGACCAGCTCGACGCGCGTCGGCAGGAGATCCTCGCCGCCGCGCGGGCGTGTTTCGCCCGGCACGGATACGAGGGCGCGACCGTGCGCCGCCTGGAGGAGGCCACCGGCCTGTCCCGGGGCGCCATCTTCCACCACTTCCGCGACAAGGACTCGCTCTTCCTCGCGGTCGCCGAGGACGACGCCGCCGCCATGGTGGAGACCGTCGCCCGCAACGGCCTGGTGCAGGTGATGCGGGACCTGCTCGCCCGGGCGGTCTCCCCGGACACCACCGGCTGGCTCGGCAGCCAGCTGGAGGTCTCCCGCCGGCTGCGTACCGACCCCGCGTTCGCCAAGCGGTGGGCGGAGCGCTCGGCGGCCATCGCGGAGGCGACCCGCGAGCGCCTGCTGCGCCAGCGCGAGGCCGGCGTGCTCCGCGACGACGTGCCGATCGACGTGCTCGCCCAGTTCCTCGAACTGGCCTACGACGGCCTGGTGCTGCACCTGGCGATGGGCCGGCCCGCCGGCGACCTCGGCCGGGTGCTGGACCTGGTCGAGGAGGCCGTCCGCCGGCACTGACCGGCGCCGCCCCGGCGGCCGGTCTCGGTCCGGTAACTGCGCGCACCGGCCGGATCGGCACTGGCGGGGCTGCTCCACAATGAGCCGCGATCCCCCTCGCGACAGGAGCAGCACATGACCGTCCTCGCGGGCGACACCTGGGGCGTCCCCGGCCCCGTCTTTCTGCGCTGGTACCTGCTGGCCGCGGCCGTGCTGGTCGTCGGCACCCTGATCCACCGGCTCACCGTCCTGAGCGGCACCGACGCCGGCACCGGTGCCGGCCCGCTCGGGCCGCAGCAGGTCGCGTACCTCAACGGCGGTGACCAGCTCGCCGTCTGGACGTCGCTCGGCGGCCTGCGCCGCGCCGGTCTGGTCGATGTGGGTCCAGACCGGCGGCTGGCTGCCGCCGGGCCGTTGCCGACCGCGGCCACCCCGCTCGACCAGGCCGTCGTCAGGGCCGCCGAGCGCCGCCCACACGTGCGGGAGCTGCGCCAGGACGAGTGGGTGGCGCGCGCCCTCGACCAGCTGCGCCAAGGGCTCGAACAGCGTGGGCTGGCGCTGGCGAAGGAGCGGCGGACCGCCCTGCGACGCGGGCCGCTGCTGATCGCCGCGCTCGTCGCACTCGGCGTGGTCCGCGCCTTCGTCGGCCTGTCGAACGGCCGACCGGCCGGCTTCCTGCTGCTCACGATGGTCCCGCTCTTCATCGCGTTCCTGCTGCTCAACCGGGTGCCGTGGCGGACCCGGGCGGCCGACCGGGCGCTGCGCGAGCTACGCCGCCAGCACACCTGGCTGCGCCCGTCGGCCGCGCCGGCGTACGCCACCTACGGCCCCTCGGACGCCGCGATGGGAGTCGCCCTCTTCGGCACCGCCACCATCTGGGCGATGGACCCCGGCTTCGCCGAGCAGGCCGAGATCCAGCGCCAGGCGCTGGGCACCGGCG
This genomic window contains:
- a CDS encoding HAD family hydrolase, with the translated sequence MPLLLVDLDNTLLDREGPFRAWGERFLAGIGAPPADIDWLLSVDADGLTDRWDVADAIRDRYALRIPSIDLVEELHDGVVANTRLDPLVACALRIADDAGWVPVVVTNGVVRQQEAKIRGTGLDRYVADWVISEEAGVSKPNPRIFALAAQRVRMPLRGAWVVGDSPEADIGGATAVGLPSVWLHRGRPWSDARFAPTRTVDGLIAAVAAVLAG
- a CDS encoding carbon-nitrogen hydrolase family protein encodes the protein MSQAVPLPAHPLTVAAVQGTPVPGDVAGNAVRAAALVGRAEGARIVVLPELYLPAYHPPALAADPVGTDVAASADGRVADARLDPLRAAARDGGTTVVVGAAVRHPDGRRTISSLVVDRSGAVRAAYDKQQLWSGERELFDPGRRGATLVVDDWRFGLGICYDGCFPEHGRAAALDGAHGYLCPSGYLAGSAHRRDLYYAARALDNTMYVVFANAVDGADPWRFNGGAAVYDPQGRPLVRGADSGEDVLVATLDPAALAATRAAHSMLADRLTEPGLPRTTLVG
- a CDS encoding TetR/AcrR family transcriptional regulator, giving the protein MPRVSQDQLDARRQEILAAARACFARHGYEGATVRRLEEATGLSRGAIFHHFRDKDSLFLAVAEDDAAAMVETVARNGLVQVMRDLLARAVSPDTTGWLGSQLEVSRRLRTDPAFAKRWAERSAAIAEATRERLLRQREAGVLRDDVPIDVLAQFLELAYDGLVLHLAMGRPAGDLGRVLDLVEEAVRRH
- a CDS encoding TIGR04222 domain-containing membrane protein — protein: MTVLAGDTWGVPGPVFLRWYLLAAAVLVVGTLIHRLTVLSGTDAGTGAGPLGPQQVAYLNGGDQLAVWTSLGGLRRAGLVDVGPDRRLAAAGPLPTAATPLDQAVVRAAERRPHVRELRQDEWVARALDQLRQGLEQRGLALAKERRTALRRGPLLIAALVALGVVRAFVGLSNGRPAGFLLLTMVPLFIAFLLLNRVPWRTRAADRALRELRRQHTWLRPSAAPAYATYGPSDAAMGVALFGTATIWAMDPGFAEQAEIQRQALGTGGSGSSGSSCGGGSSCSSGSSCGGGSSCGGGGCGGGGCGG